In Papaver somniferum cultivar HN1 chromosome 1, ASM357369v1, whole genome shotgun sequence, a genomic segment contains:
- the LOC113284205 gene encoding kelch-like protein 17 isoform X2 — translation MFDPALGRWIPTQSMLQKRFSSAVAELNGAIYAAGGYDGEGYLNSAERFDPREVVSWSSIPSMNIRRGCHSLVAMSDKIYQLGGYNGENMVSSVEEFDPRNNSWKLEDMQLQQSLENQSLLFQG, via the exons ATGTTTGACCCTGCCTTAGGGAGGTGGATCCCTACTCAGTCCATGCTACAAAAG aGATTTTCTAGTGCTGTAGCTGAGCTCAATGGTGCAATTTATGCTGCTGGGGGTTATGATGGAGAAGGCTATTTGAA TTCAGCTGAACGATTTGATCCGAGAGAAGTAGTTTCTTGGTCCAGCATCCCAAGTATGAACATTCGAAGAGGATGTCACTCCTTAGTCGCTATGAGTGACAAAAT ATACCAATTAGGAGGATATAATGGAGAGAACATGGTTTCAAGCGTTGAGGAATTTGATCCTCGTAACAACTCATGGAAGCTAGAGGATATGCAATTGCAGCAGTCTTTGGAGAATCAATCTTTGTTATTTCAGGGCTGA
- the LOC113284205 gene encoding kelch-like protein 17 isoform X1, with the protein MVAAFGSGAMFSLVSGMGGPNMATNAVTSGVFFALVQGGLFQRFSSAVAELNGAIYAAGGYDGEGYLNSAERFDPREVVSWSSIPSMNIRRGCHSLVAMSDKIYQLGGYNGENMVSSVEEFDPRNNSWKLEDMQLQQSLENQSLLFQG; encoded by the exons ATGGTGGCAGCTTTTGGTTCCGGAGCCATGTTTTCATTGGTCAGTGGCATGGGAGGTCCTAATATGGCAACCAATGCAGTCACATCCGGGGTATTCTTTGCGCTTGTCCAAGGTGGTCTTTTCCAG aGATTTTCTAGTGCTGTAGCTGAGCTCAATGGTGCAATTTATGCTGCTGGGGGTTATGATGGAGAAGGCTATTTGAA TTCAGCTGAACGATTTGATCCGAGAGAAGTAGTTTCTTGGTCCAGCATCCCAAGTATGAACATTCGAAGAGGATGTCACTCCTTAGTCGCTATGAGTGACAAAAT ATACCAATTAGGAGGATATAATGGAGAGAACATGGTTTCAAGCGTTGAGGAATTTGATCCTCGTAACAACTCATGGAAGCTAGAGGATATGCAATTGCAGCAGTCTTTGGAGAATCAATCTTTGTTATTTCAGGGCTGA